In one window of Macrobrachium rosenbergii isolate ZJJX-2024 chromosome 27, ASM4041242v1, whole genome shotgun sequence DNA:
- the LOC136853512 gene encoding zwei Ig domain protein zig-8-like has translation MVVAIFIMTDIVLTVKGVLLFTFVLTLPEWTCGWSREGRHVVTEPPPPGPTMPPVFDVNTPTNVTVTATKTAMLSCIVHNLGNLSVSWIRHRDLHILSVGSQTFTTDSRFQAVPHEGTGNWLLRLRYAQTRDTGQYDCQVSSKPPTTRTMHLTVVEPQAKILRAPEMHVGLGSPINLTCIVLSSPEPPDYLNWYHKEQIVRSDGERISIRTHPGGSMSQLVVKEATAKDSGIYTCSPAHSKEDYITVHVLTGEYPAAMQRGSSLTYGGRHYWTSMCVCLSVFLSTFVRQHSGCRFGLVSTAAMPCAVVVMLTILHYFYM, from the exons GTCGTAGCGATTTTTATCATGACAGACATCGTTCTGACAGTTAAAGGCGTTCTGCTATTTACCTTCGTGCTGACATTACCAG AGTGGACATGTGGCTGGTCCAGGGAAGGTCGACACGTCGTCACCGAGCCCCCACCCCCTGGGCCAACCATGCCCCCGGTTTTTGATGTCAACACCCCGACCAACGTCACGGTCACGGCCACCAAGACAGCAATGCTGTCCTGCATCGTGCACAATCTGGGCAACCTCTCG GTTTCCTGGATTCGTCACCGAGACCTGCATATATTATCCGTTGGCTCGCAGACCTTCACGACCGATTCCAGGTTCCAGGCAGTGCCGCACGAGGGAACTGGAAACTGGTTGTTGAGGCTCAGATACGCTCAAACGAGAGACACCGGACAATATGATTGCCAAGTCTCATCCAAGCCACCGACAACCCGCACGATGCACCTCACGGTAGTCG AACCACAAGCTAAGATCCTTCGAGCCCCTGAGATGCACGTTGGCTTAGGATCCCCAATTAACCTCACCTGTATCGTCCTATCGTCACCTGAGCCCCCTGATTATCTCAACTGGTACCATAaggaacag ATAGTGCGCTCCGACGGCGAGAGAATATCCATCCGGACGCATCCTGGAGGAAGCATGAGTCAGCTGGTGGTGAAGGAAGCGACAGCCAAGGACTCCGGAATCTACACCTGCAGCCCCGCTCACTCCAAGGAAGACTACATCACCGTACACGTGCTCACAG GGGAATATCCAGCAGCCATGCAGAGGGGCTCATCACTCACCTACGGCGGACGCCATTACTGGACGAGTATGTGcgtatgtctgtctgtgtttttgtCAACCTTCGTGCGTCAGCATTCCGGCTGCAGATTCGGCCTCGTCTCCACAGCCGCCATGCCGTGTGCCGTCGTCGTGATGTTGACCATCTTGcactatttttatatgtaa